The region CCTGCGCTTCTCGCCGGGGCCCCCGCCGGGCTGACGGCGGGGGCGGCCCGCCGCCGCTATCATAGGGGACCGGTATGCCGCAGAGCCTGCAGAGAGCCCTGCTGAGCCTCCTGGACCGCCGGGACTGGTTCTACCTGCTCTGCCTGCTACTGCCCCTCGCGGCCTACACCCTGCTGCTGCGGCTGCTCGGCCTCCGGCTGCAGGGCGAGGCCGGGGGGCTGCTCGGGACGCTGGCGCTCTTGCGCTCCGATTTGCTCTTTCTCGCCGGGTACGCCCTGCTGTGGGTGGGGCTCTTCGCCGCCTTCCGCCGGGGGCCGGGCCGCTGGGCGGCGCTCGGGCTGCTCCACGCCAGCGCGGTGCTCGTGGTGGCCATCTCCACCAGCGCCTACCAGTACCTCAGGTCCACCGGGGCCACCCTCGACTACAGCGTCGTCGCCTACTACCTGACCTCCTTCGGGGAGGCCACGGGGGCCATCTCCAGCGAGGCCCCGCTGTACATGTGGCTCATCCTCGCCGAGGCGCTCCTGTACGCGGCCTTCGGGCCCTGGGCCTTCACGCGGGCCTTTCTCGGGCCGCGGCGGGAGGGGGCCGGGGAGGGGGGAGCGCCCCCGCGGGGACGGGGCGTGAGCCGCCGGCGCTTTATCGCCTCGGGGGTGGGGGCGGGGGCCGGAATCCTCCTGCTGCGCGAGTCGCTGCTCCCCGAGGCCGCGCGGGGGCAGGGCACCTCCGTCTCCCGCTCGCCCGTCTCCAACCTCATCGCCACCCGCATAGAGGAGTCCCGGATGGACGCCGCGGCCGAGAGCGTCCGGGTCACCAACACCCTGCGGGGCATCCGCCTCGAGCCCACCTTCCGGACCAGGAGGCGGCACGTCGCCCTCATCCACCTGGAGTCCACCCGCGAGCGCTCCGTAACCCCCTACAACCGGGACATCGCCACCATGCCCCTGCTCGCCGAGCTCGCCCGGGACAACAGTTTGCTCGTCGAGTGGGCCTACACCACCACCCCGCACACCTCCAAGGCCATAACCTCCGTGAACACCGGGCTCTACCCCCACCCGGACACCGAGATCGTGGAGGCCCGTCCCGGGGCCATCCCGGCGCCGGGGATCGCCGCGCTGCTGGCCGGGCAGGGCTACCGCACCGCCTGGTTCCAGTCGGCCACCGAGAAGTTCGAGAACCGGGCGCAGCTGGTGAAGAACTTCGGCTACGGGCACTTCCAGGCCTTCGAGGACATGAGCACCGAGGGCTTCCAGCGCTCCAACTACCTCGGGTACGAGGACGACATCATGCTCGGTCCCAGCCGCCGCTGGCTGGAGGAGAACGCCTCCTCTCCCACCCTCGTCATGTACCTCGGGGTCACCCCGCACCACCAGTACCTGGTCCCCGACCGCTACGGGCGCCGCCGGTTCTCGGGGGAGGAGATGCTCAACCGCTACCTCAACAACGTCCGCTACGACGACTTCTGGGTGCGCAACATCCTCCGGCAGTACAGGGAGCTCGGGCTCTACGAGGACACCATCTTCGTGATCTACGGCGACCACGGGGAGGCCTTCGGCGAGCACGGGCTCAAGGGGCACGACCCCATACCCTACGAGGAGGTGCTGCGGGTCCCCCTGATCATCCACGACCCCCAGGGCTTCGACGGCGGGGCGAGGATCGAGGGCCCGGTCCAGCTCATAGACTTCCCGCCGACCATCGTGGACCTGCTCGGCTTCAGGGTCGCCGGCGGCGAGTACCTGGGGCGCTCGCTGCTGCGGCCGCCGGAGG is a window of Rubrobacter xylanophilus DSM 9941 DNA encoding:
- a CDS encoding LTA synthase family protein, giving the protein MPQSLQRALLSLLDRRDWFYLLCLLLPLAAYTLLLRLLGLRLQGEAGGLLGTLALLRSDLLFLAGYALLWVGLFAAFRRGPGRWAALGLLHASAVLVVAISTSAYQYLRSTGATLDYSVVAYYLTSFGEATGAISSEAPLYMWLILAEALLYAAFGPWAFTRAFLGPRREGAGEGGAPPRGRGVSRRRFIASGVGAGAGILLLRESLLPEAARGQGTSVSRSPVSNLIATRIEESRMDAAAESVRVTNTLRGIRLEPTFRTRRRHVALIHLESTRERSVTPYNRDIATMPLLAELARDNSLLVEWAYTTTPHTSKAITSVNTGLYPHPDTEIVEARPGAIPAPGIAALLAGQGYRTAWFQSATEKFENRAQLVKNFGYGHFQAFEDMSTEGFQRSNYLGYEDDIMLGPSRRWLEENASSPTLVMYLGVTPHHQYLVPDRYGRRRFSGEEMLNRYLNNVRYDDFWVRNILRQYRELGLYEDTIFVIYGDHGEAFGEHGLKGHDPIPYEEVLRVPLIIHDPQGFDGGARIEGPVQLIDFPPTIVDLLGFRVAGGEYLGRSLLRPPEERTLLFSCRPDITAMASIRGYEKYIYHYDKRPEEFYDLSRDPTEQNNLASRVGRRELRRRREELLEWHARTAAIFEERQRRA